The DNA segment ccttgttcttatgttcttatgtacttatATTGCTTTTGGTTTGTTTACAGTTACAAGGCTCACTGAAGTggtttcgtcatgtttccccactCTCTTCTTTCGTTCGACTTCCTATGTGTTAGCATTTGTGGACAGTTTGTGATTAGTGAGACCACTCGCTTGTCTTTCTGCAGGATTATACATGTATTATCTTTGCGGCCTGAATACGGTTTTATCCATAGGAATTTTACACTTTTGCTTGCTGTTGCAGAGCCTTGGGGGCGCTAAGCGGTAATCTGATGGTTCCACACATGTAAACACCATGTTGACGTAGCTGTTCTGTGAGGTTGACAGAGTTATAGCAGTTATCCATATACAGATGGTAACCCTGGTACATTAGGGGGTGAATGAAGCCCATGACTGTCTCCACTGTTGTTTTACCAATCCTGACATACACCTCAAAGTCATATATGTAGCCCGATGTTGATTCAGTAAGCATGTACACACTATACTTATCAGGCTTATTTGGCTTATAAACTTTGAAGGATAATCGCCCACGCCATGACATTGTTCCTTCATCCAAACTTAATTCTTTCTTGGGAATGGATACTTGTGAAAATTTGCCCGTAAGATATTTTATCACTGTGCGAAATTTTATCAATCTGTCTTTATTGTTCTGGGAATGGACTTATTATAACTATGAAGAAACTGGCCAATATGTGGGTAATCTTTTCGACGTCATGAAAGTCTTGAATGTACGCATATACCACAGCCGGCTTGTTTGCCAATACATTCTCATCATTGGTAGTTTTGCAATACCCATCAACATGGCCAAACCCAAATATCGTGACATTTCCGTTTACAGTTACTTCTCGCTAAAGACTCATTGCACTCGAGGAAGCATTCTTTAGAAATTGTTCTGCATACAAGTTTGTTTAAATCGTCAAATACTCAATCAATGTACGAGTCAAAAATAATTGTACAAATTGTATAGCCGTGGTAGGTGTTGGTATACTCGGGGCCTGGTGTTCCAGGGAAACTTTCTACAGATGGTGGAGTGTTGACAGTACACCAGGCATCATCAGGATTTGTTTGTTGAGTACGTCCTGCACGCATTCGAGCAGGAGGCTATGGACGTACCCTCGATCCTCCTCCTCAGAATCCTTACTCTCCTCAACCATTGACTCAGCCATCATCCATCATCTGCCTTGTCTACATCTGATGAATCACTGTCGAAATCAGTGTTCTGTTCTTTCCCCTCAACATCTGTATCAATATTGGATAATTCTTGAATCAAACCAGGGATTTTTGTTggtgagattatcttgaggttatcttgagatgatttcggggctttttagtgtccccgcggcccggtcctcgaccaggcctccacccccaggaagcagcccgtgacagctgactaacacccagatacctatttactgttaggtaacaggggcatagggtgaaagaaactctgcccattgtttctcgccggctgcctgggatcgaacccaggaccacaggatcacaagtccagcgtgctgtccgctcggccgaccggctccctggtgtaAGCCGAACGTTACAAAAAATTTTGTAGAGCATACTTATTCTATCCTCTTTGGTTGATTTCTTCGCTGTTTTCGGCGTGGAACTGCTTTGCCTTGGACCCTGATTTATCGTGTAACgtatataatgtgtgtgaaaGGCACACGAACCAATATAAATGCCGATAATAACCGAGATTTGCACAAGTTCAGGGACGCGAGCCAGCAGCGCTCCGGTCACGAGCGTGATAAACAAAGCACTTTGCCTACCGCATGGCCTGACGACTCAGAATGCCATGCGGCATATGGAGGAGAGTGAGAAGACAatggcgctcattttgaaaccaccTAGAAGTTGATCAGATAAAAATTctattttttacaaatattttaatggaTGACGCGCACGATAGTCATCGGATTACAGTAAGGAGAAAAACTTATGATGCTAGTAGGCATCATCAgagagcgaaagtgttaaatattTTGTGTTTGTACTCTCTAATTATCataaaatataattattcaaacatATTAAGAAAAAAAACATCAATCATGTATTTATCAATTTAAGACGTTAAAACACTTAGTGCTCACAAATACAAGCAGTGAGAACTTTCACAATAGTTTCCACTAAGGGTCGGGTGTGAGATGTTCTCAGGTGTGTGAAGCAACTCTTGTCTTGGTGTCATCTGCCGATCTGTGTCACCGCAGCCATGATATGGTATACGGCTCAGGATGCCACTGAACTAGAGGAGGTACATGTAGTTTAACAAACATAAATGTTGATACATGATTTATGAGAATTCTtgagcatgttgttgttgttatcagGTCCATGTGAGTGGAGCCCCTCTCACACTCAGCAGTACTAATAGGAATAACTTGTAAACAGTTCAGTAATGGGATCATGGACGCCTCATCTCCCAAGATTTACACCCATTACTGAATGGAACtattaggggaaagcgccaaggcattatatagtcgtaatgccttggcactttcccctaatAGGTTCCATTCAGTAATGGGTGTAAATCTTGGGTGGATGATGCGTCCATGATCCTCAACATAGTCTTTAAAGGCATTAAGTGCAGAGTAAGAAGAAAGCCTTAAACCTCTTACAGAGAGATAATATATTAGCTTTTCCGTAAAAAGGTGGTATTTATATGATCAGGCCAGTATCCAGATTTTCTAAGGAACACACATTTCACTTAGCAGTGATTTATTCATGCTTTGCGGTTCAGAAGTTTGAGAGCCTCTCATGGATGTTGTCGTGAACATACGGTGCTGTAAATTGTTCACAAGACTAGTCAGAAACTGTTGATAATTAATGGAGACATTTTTCTTGTTGCTTGTTATGGTAACTCATCAAACATCTCCTTATCAAAGGCCTGTTGAGCTTCTAAATTTCTAGTCTTAGCTTTTCTCTCTTAGTCCATGCAATGACCTTATTCTCCGTTGAATCTGTTTGTCGTCATACACAATCGAAGTAGTGCGTTTCTGTAGACACACTGACAGTTGACCAAGTTCATGCAACGTGTCATACATTAGAGCTAAATCCAATAGAAGCTGTTCTGAAGTTAGCTTTTTCAACAGACCTTCATAGGTTCCTGTATCACATCCAATTCTTGTTTCATCTTTCACTgctttttaaaaataataaaagagtGCTTTATAATTTTTCCACACAGCTAAAACTGTTCAAAACGCGTTCTGAGCccctggtgctcagaacacggcCTGTTTTGCAAATCTCTTGTTCAAGTTGAGAGGCACATTCAGAGAGTGCCTTGCGATTTAGTGGTGATTTACTGTAAACTGAGTACCATTTGTCCATAATGCTTGAAAATGATTAATTCCATGAACTTCTCTCACTGAATCACCTACTACAAGTTTTATTCTGTGATTATGACAATGCCAGATTATTATATCAGGGTAATGTTCCTTGAGAATTGTTACAGCGCCAGATTTGACACCAAGCATGACACTTGCTCCATCACTAGCAAATGCTACAAGGTTCTGTTTCAAATATAAGCCATCAAACCTTTGATAATTTGAGACAGCTCAATAGATGCCTAGCAATAGTTGCTCCTTTCTGATCAGGAAGTTTGATTAGATCTAAGAACATGAAATGGGGATTACCATTCTATCACTCTCATATTTAAATGTAAACGATCAAGGATTGTGCTAATGCTCAGGCTTGTTGATCACATCAATGAGAACATAAATTTTGCTATTTATCTGCTTCATATGCTGGCAAATTTTCTTTTTTTCATATTAATTGTTATGTGATTAATTATCTCTGTGACAGTAGTGTGGGAATGCAGTCCCATTCCAATGTCAACCCCATTCTGGCTTTTGTAGTTCCAGTAAGCCAAAAGTGACCAGCGTATGGTTTGTCATTCCTGAACTAAATAATATGCAGAACACAAAGTTGAAGCAAGTGGTCTTTAGATGTGATGCATTCATGGCATTCACACAATTTTGCCAAGAGCATCTTCACTACCTACATGTTCAACACGTAAAGCAGCTGTGTGAGCGCTCGATAGTTTATGATCAACAGTTATTTTTCTGAGAGACTTCAAGCGTCTCAATAATAGTACACTTGGTCCATCTGCCACTCATTTGATAGTCATAAACCCTTAGAAGTGAAAAGTGTTACATTGTTTATGTTTGTACATAAACATGTTTATGTTTGTTTTATAACTCCAAACAGTACCTTGCCATGTCATCAGCAGGGTGAATACCTTGCCATAGTAGAGGTCATCAGCTGGGTGAATACCTTGCCATAGTAGAGGTCATCAGCAGGGTGAATACCTTGCCATAGTAGAGGTCATCAGCTGGGTGAATACCTTGCCATAGTAGAGGTCATCAGCTGGGTGAATACCTTGCCATAGTAGAGGTCATCAGCTGGGTGAATACCTTGCCATAGTAGAGGTCATCAGCAGGGTGAATACCTTGCCATAGTAGAGGTCATCAGCAGGGTGAATACCTTGCCATAGTAGAGGTCATCAGCTGGGTGAATACCTTGCCATAGTAGAGGTCATCAGCTGGGTGAATACCTTGCCATAGTAGAGGTCATCAGCTGGGTGAATACCTTGCCATAGTAGAAGTCATCAGCAGGGTGAATACCTTGCCATAGTAGAGGTCATCAGCAGGGTGCATACCTTGCCATAGTAGAGGTCATCAGCTGGGTGAATACCTTGCCATAGTAGAGGTCATCAGCTGGGTGAATACCTTCCCATAGTAGAAGTCATCAGCTGGGTGAATACCTTGCCATATTAAAAGTCATCACCGAAGTGACGAACAACACTGCAAGAGGAGCGGACTTATGCAACATTCGGAGCAACATGAGAGTATGTTTCTGCGTCGGGTGTTATAACCATCATTACAGTATGTTGCCTACTGAACACCGAGGCCGTGTTCCCTGTATTAGACTATATGACTGATGTATTAGCCCATCCTCTTGAGCACTATCAATCAACTTCAGTAAACTGCTGaacaaattgcccgaacctaacctaacctaaccgaaccgaaCTCAACCCAACTTAACCGAACCCAACCCAACCGAACTGAACCCAAccgaacccaacccaacccatcctaaccgaacccaacccaacctaaccgaacccaacctaaccgaacccaacctatcctaaacctacctaacctaacctaatctaagcctaacccaacccaacccaacccaacataACCAACGTCAATAAACTGCTGCGCAAAATATCctgcccaaacctaacctaacttaatccaacccaacctaacccaacccagcccagcccagcccaacccagcccagcccagcccaacccaacccaacccaacccaatacaacacaacaccaatAGAAAACGGGGGCATCATGTCAAATTTGCGAGCCTCTAAGATTATTGTGTAGATCAGTTTTTGGATTTAAGGAATATTAACGTCAACATGCGACATAGTATTCGAGACGACGGGTTGGACACATTACAATTTTGTTGGTTCTCTGGTCATGTGTTCACTGCAAACGAACTAAATAATCTATATTCGTCTTCATTTAATTCAAATGTTTATAAACATTTCAGGCAATAATACTTTTACTCATTTATCTTTAATCAATGTATATAAGAATACATTTTAGCTTATGAAGTCACAGTTACGCCGTTATTGCTTAGAGTGCAGCTGGAGGCACGTCTTGTGTCGGCAGTGAGGGCAGCTGGAGGCACGTCTTGTGTAGGCAGTGAGGGCAGCTGGAGGCACGTCTTGTGTCGGCAGTGAGGGCAGCTGGAGGCACGTCTTGTGTAGGCAGTGAGGGCAGCTGGAGGCACGTGTTGTGTAGGCAGTGAGGGCAGCTGGAGGCACGTCTTGTGTCGGCAGTGAGGGCAGCTGGAGGCACGTCTTGTGTCGGCAGTGAGGGCAGCTGGAGGCACGTCTTGTGTAGGCAGTGAGGGCAGCTGGAGGCACGTGTTGTGTAGGCAGTGAGGGCAGCTGGAGGCACGTCTTGTGTAGGCAGTGAGGGCAGCTGGAGGCACGTGTTGTGTAGGCAGTGAGGGCAGCTGGAGGCACGTCTTGTGTCGGCAGTGAGGGCAGCTGGAGGCACGTCTTGTGTCGGCAGTGAGGGCAGCTGGAGGCACGTCTTGTGTAGGCAGTGAGGGCAGCTGGAGGCACGTGTTGTGTAGGCAGTGAGGGCAGCTGGAGGCACGTCTTGTGTAGGCAGTGAGGGCAGCTGGAGGCACGTGTTGTGTAGGCAGTGAGGGCAGCTGGAGGCACGTGTTGTGTAGGCAGTGAAGGGCAGCTGGAGGCACGTGTTGTGTAGGCAGTGAGGGCAGCTGGAGGCACGTGTTGTGTAGGCAGTGAGGGCAGCTGGAGGCACGTGTTGTGTAGGCAGTGAGGGCAGCTGGAGGCACGTGTTGTGTAGGCAGTGAGGGCAGCTGGAGGCACGTGTTGTGTAGGCAGTGAGGGCAGCTGGAGGCACGTGTTGTGTAGGCAGTGAGGGCAGCTGGAGGCACGTGTTGTGTAGGCAGTGAGGGCAGCTGGAGGCACGTGTTGTGTAGGCAGTGAAGGGCAGCTGGAGGCACGTGTTGTGTAGGCAGTGAGGGCAGCTGGAGGCACGTGTTGTGTAGGCAGTGAGGGCAGCTGGAGGCACGTGTTGTGTAGGCAGTGAGGGCAGCTGGAGGCACGTGTTGTGTAGGCAGTGAGGGCAGCTGGAGGCACGTGTTGTGTAGGCAGTGAGGGCAGCTGGAGGCACGTGTTGTGTAGGCAGTGAGGGCAGCTGGAGGCACGTGTTGTGTAGGCAGTGAGGGCAGCTGGAGGCACGTGTTGTGTCGGCAGTGAGGGCAGCTGGAGGCACGTGTTGTGTAGGCAGTGAGGGCAGCTGGAGGCACGTGTTGTGTAGGCAGTGAGGGCAGCTGGAGGCACGTGTTGTGTAGGCAGTGAGGGCAGCTGGAGGCACGTGTTGTGTAGGCAGTGAGGGCAGCTGGAGGCACGTGTTGTGTAGGCAGTGAAGGCAGCTCCACGGTCAGCTCTGTTGACTGACTGGCTGCTCTGTGAACCTCCAGGTGACGGCGCATGTTGACGCTGCTCTCCTGCGCATCAACACACTCTGACGAAGCCCTGGGTGTCCTTACCGCTACCAAGTGGACACAATGGCAAGGATTTCtgttttatttgtgtgtgtggaagacggGGGTGGGGCAGAGGGGGTGGGGCagagggggtggggaagagggaGTGGGGCAGAGGGGGTGGGGCAGTGGAGGTGAGGCagagggggtggggaagagggggTGGGGCAGAGGGGGTGGGGCAGAGGTGGTGAGGCagagggggtggggaagagggggTGGGGCAGAGGGGGAGGGGCAGAGGGGGTGGGGCAGAGGAGGTGGGAAAGGGAAGAAAAATGGAACCGTTGTTTTTAGTACTGAATCCTGTTTAAATATTCAGTAGTGTCTCTTCCTCACTTCTGTCCCCTGAGGGGCTCGACACTATATTTGTTTTTCATTCTAGTCCTGATACATTGTGATTTATAACAAGGGACAGAGCCCAACCATTCTACTCTGATTGGGATTCGAACCGACGTCCTATGGATTATTAACGTTAA comes from the Procambarus clarkii isolate CNS0578487 chromosome 25, FALCON_Pclarkii_2.0, whole genome shotgun sequence genome and includes:
- the LOC138368443 gene encoding arginine-glutamic acid dipeptide repeats protein-like; this encodes MRRHLEVHRAASQSTELTVELPSLPTQHVPPAALTAYTTRASSCPHCLHNTCLQLPSLPTQHVPPAALTAYTTRASSCPHCRHNTCLQLPSLPTQHVPPAALTAYTTRASSCPHCLHNTCLQLPSLPTQHVPPAALTAYTTRASSCPHCLHNTCLQLPSLPTQHVPPAALHCLHNTCLQLPSLPTQHVPPAALTAYTTRASSCPHCLHNTCLQLPSLPTQHVPPAALTAYTTRASSCPHCLHNTCLQLPSLPTQHVPPAALHCLHNTCLQLPSLPTQHVPPAALTAYTRRASSCPHCLHNTCLQLPSLPTQDVPPAALTADTRRASSCPHCRHKTCLQLPSLPTQHVPPAALTAYTRRASSCPHCLHNTCLQLPSLPTQDVPPAALTADTRRASSCPHCRHKTCLQLPSLPTQHVPPAALTAYTRRASSCPHCRHKTCLQLPSLPTQDVPPAALTADTRRASSCTLSNNGVTVTS